The Neurospora crassa OR74A linkage group IV, whole genome shotgun sequence genome has a segment encoding these proteins:
- a CDS encoding monooxygenase translates to MTDFRDLRIAIIGAGMGGLGTALAFAKKGFKNINVYETASNLGFVGAGIQMPPNVVRILDHLGCWEEIEKEATDVKETSIRQGSTGEELAHVSMPDMREKYGFPHCTGHRSSLASGLYNGCLKEPAIKFNFVTSLVKVLSWGPKPRILLKSRAQDEPFEVEADILLASDGIKSVTRTQMLSELGLMSEEEDTGQAAYRIMLHRDQMKGDPEMLALLDCDTVVRWIGERRHIIAYPVSGHTIYNLSTAHPDTNFAGATNATYTTRGEKKAMFEVFGTFCPLVHRMLDLVPEGEVCEWKLRIHKTLPTWVHGSVALLGDACHATLPHLSQGAAMAIEDGAVLAECVSRIPADKLDDAETVTKTLKVFEMLRKPYTSTLVDLASHSGRVLHLGEGKAKEERDRLFRDNGKSGVVPDKWASPDVQKMIYSYDCVKEVIGKFDEVFASIA, encoded by the exons ATGACCGACTTTCGCGATCTCCGTATTGCCATCATCGGCGCAG GAATGGGAGGGTTGGGCACTGCCCTCGCCTTCGCCAAAAAGGGGTTCAAGAACATTAACGTCTACGAGACAGCGTCGAACCTGGGCTTCGTCGGTGCTGGTATCCAGATGCCTCCAAACGTCGTCAGGATATTGGATCATCTGGGCTGCTGGGAAGAGATCGAGAAGGAGGCCACAGATGTCAAGGAGACGAGCATCAGGC AAGGAAGCACAGGCGAAGAGCTCGCTCACGTATCCATGCCCGACATGCGCGAGAAGTACGGATTTCCCCATTGCACCGGCCACCGCTCCTCTCTCGCCAGCGGCCTCTACAACGGCTGTCTCAAGGAGCCGGCCATCAAGTTCAACTTTGTCACCTCACTCGTCAAAGTCCTCTCATGGGGGCCTAAGCCACGTATCTTGCTCAAGTCGCGCGCGCAAGACGAGCCCTTCGAAGTCGAAGCCGACATCCTGCTCGCCTCAGACGGCATCAAGTCCGTCACGCGCACGCAGATGCTCTCTGAGCTCGGGCTCATgtccgaggaggaagacacgGGACAGGCCGCCTACAGAATCATGCTGCACCGGGATCAGATGAAAGGAGACCCGGAGATGCTAGCCCTGCTGGACTGCGACACGGTAGTGCGCTGGATCGGCGAGCGCCGACACATCATCGCCTATCCCGTAAGCGGGCACACCATCTATAATCTGTCGACGGCACACCCAGACACCAACTTTGCGGGCGCCACCAACGCGACGTACACGACGCGCGGTGAGAAAAAGGCCATGTTCGAGGTATTTGGCACCTTCTGCCCGCTGGTGCACCGCATGCTTGACTTGGTGCCCGAGGGCGAGGTGTGCGAGTGGAAGCTGCGCATCCACAAGACGCTTCCCACCTGGGTGCACGGGTCCGTCGCGCTGCTGGGCGACGCCTGCCACGCGACGCTGCCGCATCTAAGCCAGGGCGCCGCCATGGCTATCGAGGACGGAGCGGTACTGGCCGAGTGCGTGAGCAGGATTCCTGCAGATAAGCTGGATGATGCCGAGACCGTTACCAAGACGCTCAAGGTGTTCGAGATGCTACGCAAGCCGTATACGTCAACATTGGTGGACTTGGCATCACACTCGGGCCGCGTGCTACATCTCGGTGAGGGCAAGGCGAAGGAGGAACGTGATCGGCTGTTCCGTGACAACGGCAAGTCCGGCGTTGTACCAGATAAGTGGGCAAGCCCGGATGTGCAAAAGATGATTTATTCATATGATTGTGTAAAGGAGGTGATTGGAAAGTTTGATGAGGTCTTCGCAAGCATTGCATGA